In Azospirillum ramasamyi, the following are encoded in one genomic region:
- a CDS encoding ABC transporter ATP-binding protein produces the protein MTVPALEVEGLRHSYGGDRHALEDVGFRVMPGAFTCLLGPNGAGKSTLFALATGLLRPTAGRVRIHGHDMARAPGNALARLGVVFQQPTLDLDLTVVQNLRYFAALHGIGRREADRRIETELTRLSLFERRGEKVRALNGGHRRRVEIARALLHRPSLLLLDEATVGLDIPARRTLIRHVHALCAGDGIAVLWATHLIDEIDPATDHVVVLHLGRLRASGPVAAVNAETGCATVAESFDRLTAAGPAADANRNAEAAA, from the coding sequence ATGACGGTGCCGGCACTGGAGGTGGAGGGGCTGCGCCACAGCTATGGCGGGGATCGCCATGCGCTGGAGGATGTCGGGTTCCGCGTCATGCCCGGCGCCTTCACCTGCCTGCTCGGCCCCAACGGGGCGGGCAAGAGCACGCTGTTCGCGCTGGCCACCGGATTGCTTCGCCCGACCGCGGGCCGGGTGCGCATCCACGGCCACGACATGGCTCGCGCCCCCGGCAACGCGCTGGCCCGGCTGGGCGTGGTGTTCCAGCAGCCGACCCTCGACCTCGACCTGACCGTGGTGCAGAACCTGCGCTATTTCGCGGCGCTGCACGGCATCGGCCGGCGCGAGGCCGACCGGCGGATCGAGACGGAACTGACCCGCCTGTCCCTGTTCGAGCGGCGGGGCGAGAAGGTTCGCGCCCTGAACGGCGGGCATCGGCGGCGGGTGGAGATCGCCCGCGCCCTGCTGCACCGACCGTCGCTGCTCCTGCTGGACGAAGCGACGGTCGGGCTGGACATTCCCGCCCGCCGCACGCTGATCCGCCATGTCCATGCGCTGTGCGCCGGGGACGGCATCGCCGTGCTGTGGGCAACCCATCTGATCGACGAGATCGACCCGGCGACCGACCATGTGGTGGTTCTGCACCTCGGCCGGTTGCGGGCAAGCGGCCCGGTCGCCGCGGTGAATGCCGAGACCGGATGCGCCACCGTGGCCGAGAGCTTCGACCGGCTGACCGCCGCCGGACCGGCCGCCGATGCGAATAGGAACGCGGAGGCCGCGGCATGA
- a CDS encoding ABC transporter permease has product MSGWWIAFQGIVAREVLRFVHQRERFLGALVRPLVWLFVFAAGFRAALGIAIIPPYETYIPYETYIVPGLIGMIQLFNGMQGSLSMVYDREMGSMRILLTSPLPRGFLLLARLLGGVVVSVLQVAAFLLIVRLYGIDLPAWAPLTVLPALLLNGLMLGALGMVLASTIRQLENFAGVMNFVVFPLFFLSSALYPLYRMEEAGPLLWWLCSLNPFTHGVELIRFAMYGQVDGQALAVVAGATLLFAALAVRGYSPARGMGSRAPSAAG; this is encoded by the coding sequence ATGAGCGGATGGTGGATCGCCTTCCAGGGAATCGTGGCGCGCGAGGTTCTGCGCTTCGTCCATCAGCGCGAACGCTTTCTCGGCGCGCTGGTCCGGCCGCTGGTCTGGCTGTTCGTCTTCGCGGCGGGATTCCGCGCGGCGCTCGGCATCGCCATCATCCCGCCCTACGAGACCTACATCCCCTACGAAACCTACATCGTGCCGGGGCTGATCGGCATGATCCAGCTGTTCAACGGCATGCAGGGCTCGCTGTCGATGGTCTACGACCGCGAGATGGGCAGCATGCGCATCCTGCTGACCAGCCCGCTGCCGCGCGGCTTCCTGCTGCTGGCGCGGCTGCTGGGCGGGGTGGTGGTTTCGGTGCTGCAGGTGGCGGCCTTCCTGCTGATCGTCCGGCTCTACGGCATCGACCTGCCGGCCTGGGCGCCGCTGACCGTGCTGCCGGCGCTGTTGCTGAACGGGCTGATGCTGGGCGCGCTCGGCATGGTGCTGGCTTCCACCATCCGGCAACTGGAGAATTTCGCCGGGGTGATGAATTTCGTCGTCTTCCCCCTGTTCTTCCTGTCCTCCGCCCTCTATCCGCTCTACCGCATGGAGGAGGCCGGGCCGCTGCTGTGGTGGCTGTGCAGCCTGAATCCCTTCACCCACGGGGTGGAACTGATCCGCTTCGCGATGTACGGGCAGGTGGACGGGCAGGCGCTGGCCGTGGTCGCCGGCGCGACCCTGCTGTTCGCGGCGCTGGCCGTGCGCGGCTACTCCCCCGCCCGCGGCATGGGATCGCGGGCGCCTTCGGCGGCCGGGTGA
- the ada gene encoding bifunctional DNA-binding transcriptional regulator/O6-methylguanine-DNA methyltransferase Ada, whose translation MTVAPDNIADTVSDRWDALRRRDPAADGRFVYAVRSTGVYCRPSCAARPARPENVVFYDTNADAERAGFRPCKRCRPDGPSQAERRADAVARACRLIDEAEEVPPLDELAAAAGLSPHHFHRIFRQATGVTPRAYAEARRAARVAGTLQEAGSVTEAIYEAGYGSSGRFYETAGARLGMTPTAYRRGGAGEAIRFAVGVCSLGSILVAATERGVCAILLGDDPEALLRDLQDRFPRAELSGDDAGFEATVAQVVGLVEAPGTGLALPLDIGGTAFQQRVWQALRAIPAGRTASYAEIARAIGEPAAVRAVARACGANPLAVAIPCHRVVRSDGGLSGYRWGVERKRGLLERERAEDREELAR comes from the coding sequence ATGACCGTCGCACCCGACAACATCGCCGACACCGTTTCCGATCGCTGGGACGCTCTGCGCCGCCGCGATCCCGCCGCCGACGGGCGGTTCGTCTATGCGGTCCGCAGCACCGGCGTCTATTGCCGTCCCAGCTGTGCCGCGCGCCCGGCCCGGCCGGAAAATGTCGTGTTCTACGACACCAACGCCGATGCCGAGCGGGCGGGCTTCCGTCCCTGCAAGCGCTGCCGCCCGGATGGACCGAGCCAGGCCGAGCGCCGGGCCGACGCCGTCGCCCGTGCCTGCCGCCTGATCGACGAGGCGGAGGAGGTGCCGCCGCTGGACGAGCTTGCCGCCGCCGCCGGGCTCAGCCCGCATCATTTCCACCGCATCTTCCGGCAGGCCACCGGCGTCACCCCGCGCGCCTATGCCGAGGCCCGCCGCGCCGCCCGCGTCGCCGGAACCCTGCAGGAGGCGGGCAGCGTGACCGAGGCGATCTATGAGGCCGGCTATGGCTCGTCGGGCCGCTTCTACGAGACGGCGGGGGCGAGGCTGGGCATGACGCCCACCGCCTACCGGCGGGGCGGGGCGGGGGAGGCGATCCGCTTCGCGGTCGGTGTCTGCTCGCTGGGCTCCATCCTGGTGGCGGCGACGGAACGCGGGGTCTGCGCCATCCTGCTGGGCGATGACCCGGAGGCATTGCTGCGCGACCTGCAGGACCGTTTCCCCAGGGCCGAACTGAGCGGCGACGACGCGGGCTTCGAGGCGACCGTGGCGCAGGTGGTCGGGCTGGTCGAGGCGCCGGGAACCGGCTTGGCCCTGCCGCTGGACATCGGCGGCACCGCCTTCCAGCAGCGGGTCTGGCAGGCATTGCGGGCGATCCCCGCCGGGCGGACCGCCAGCTATGCCGAGATCGCCAGGGCCATCGGCGAGCCGGCGGCGGTGCGGGCGGTGGCGCGGGCCTGTGGCGCCAACCCGCTGGCGGTCGCCATTCCCTGCCACCGGGTGGTGCGCTCCGACGGCGGCCTGTCCGGCTACCGCTGGGGCGTGGAGCGCAAGCGCGGCCTGCTGGAGAGGGAGCGGGCGGAAGACCGCGAGGAGTTGGCGCGGTGA